The Paenarthrobacter aurescens region TCACAACCTGGTTGCGAAATACCCCCAGGGGTATTTAAGCTGGATTCAGAACACACCCCAAACCCCTTTCAACCAAAGGAGATCACCAGATGCTTATCGAGCGCATTTACGATGAAGACCTCGCCCAGGCCAGCTACCTGATCGGCTGCCAGGCCAACGGCACCGCCGTTGTGGTCGACGGCCGCCGCGACATCGCCGTCTACCAGGAACTCGCTGAGAAGAACGGCATGAAGATCATCGCCGTTACCGAAACCCACATCCACGCCGACTACCTCTCCGGCACCCGCGAACTCGCCGCCGCCACCGGCGCGAAGATCTACGTCTCCGGCGAAGGCGGACCTGACTGGCAGTACGGATTCGACGGCGAACGCCTCTACGACGGCGACAAGATCACTATCGGCAACATCAGCATCCAGGCCGTGCACACCCCGGGCCACACACCCGAGCACCTTTCCTTCCTGGTCACCGACGGTGCCTTCAGCGACCAGCCCGGCTACCTGCTCTCCGGTGATTTCGTCTTCTCCGGCGACCTGGGACGTCCCGACCTGCTGGACGAGGCAGCCGGCGGGATCGACACCCGCTTCGAAGGCGCAAAGCAGCTCTTCGCCAGCCTGCGGGACAAATTCCTGACCCTGCCGGACTACGTCCAGGTCCACCCCGCACACGGCGCCGGAAGTGCCTGCGGCAAAGCACTCGGCGCCATCCCCTCCTCCACCGTGGGTTACGAGCGGCTCTACTCCTGGTGGGGCCCCTACCTCGCAGCCAACGACGAGCAGGGCTTCATCGACGAGCTCCTCGACGGCCAGCCCGACGCGCACGCCTACTTCGGCCGGATGAAGCGCGAAAACCGTGAAGGCCCCGTCGTCATGGGAGAACGCGCACCGCTCGAGGAACTGGACACCGCAGACGTCGCAAAGGACCTGGCGGAGGACAAAGTCACGTTCATCGACACCCGCCCCAACAGCGAAGTCCACGAAGGCACGGTAGCCCGATCCCTGAACGTACCCGCCGGGAAGTCCGTGGCCAGTTACGGTGCATGGGTAGTAAACCCCGAGACCGACAAGAACCCTCTGGTACTGCTCGCAGCAGACCAGGAAGAGGCTAAGGACATGTGGGACCACCTGGTCCGGGTCGGCATCGACAACGTTGCCGGCTACGTCACCAGCATCGAAGGACTTCCCATGTCCACGCCGAAGCTGGTCCAGCCAGAAGAGCTGCAGGGTTC contains the following coding sequences:
- a CDS encoding rhodanese-like domain-containing protein: MLIERIYDEDLAQASYLIGCQANGTAVVVDGRRDIAVYQELAEKNGMKIIAVTETHIHADYLSGTRELAAATGAKIYVSGEGGPDWQYGFDGERLYDGDKITIGNISIQAVHTPGHTPEHLSFLVTDGAFSDQPGYLLSGDFVFSGDLGRPDLLDEAAGGIDTRFEGAKQLFASLRDKFLTLPDYVQVHPAHGAGSACGKALGAIPSSTVGYERLYSWWGPYLAANDEQGFIDELLDGQPDAHAYFGRMKRENREGPVVMGERAPLEELDTADVAKDLAEDKVTFIDTRPNSEVHEGTVARSLNVPAGKSVASYGAWVVNPETDKNPLVLLAADQEEAKDMWDHLVRVGIDNVAGYVTSIEGLPMSTPKLVQPEELQGSDVALVVDVRNRSEHTAGNIPGSYQLSGGRIMWHLDKLPTDGTIVTYCQSGVRNSVAASALRRAGYDVVELDGSYAAWDAFQQTRQNAVSAK